From Neospora caninum Liverpool complete genome, chromosome VIII, a single genomic window includes:
- a CDS encoding putative peroxiredoxin 3, whose protein sequence is MAASCLRFSRLSPFGRQVEGLLLLTQSRAAAGRSAAFASLPFLSTSPASREALTSAASFRFLSPIQGFASGKRNFSKETDAQHSPCLVTKPAPDFTADAVMPNGEIEKVTLSEVCRSGNGVVLLFYPLDFTFVCPSEILAFNAATEEFAKLGFKVLGVSVDSAYTHQAWMRTPLAEGGISQLNFPLVSDLDKSISRNYHSLWNNSVALRTLVILDKTGKIRHLTMNDLPLGRSVHEALRVCEMIQEVEKNGGKQVCPANWRRGEKMMEASFAGVKNYLGQLKAKVETKL, encoded by the exons atGGCAGCctcttgtctccgtttttcccgattgtctcctttcgggagacaggtggagggtcttcttcttctcacgcagtcgcgcgccgctgctggCCGATCTGccgctttcgcgtctctcccgttcttGTCCacttcgcctgcctcgcgcgagGCTCTTACCTCTGCGgcgtcttttcgttttctctcgcctaTCCAGGGATTCGCCTCCGGAAAACGAAACTTCTccaaggagacagacgcacaACACAGTCCGTGCCTCGTGACCAAACCCGCCCCGGACTTCACTGCCGACGCCGTCATGCCCAACG GCGAGATTGAGAAGGTGACTCTTTCAGAGGTTTGCCGCAGCGGGAacggcgtcgtcctcttgTTCTACCCTCTGGACTTCACCTTTGTGTGCCCGTCCGAAATTCTCGCGTTCAATGCAGCCACGGAGGAATTCGCAAAACTCGGATTCAAA GTTCTGGGTGTCTCTGTGGACAGCGCGTACACCCACCAAGCGTGGATGCGAACGCCACTCGCAGAAGGCGGAATCAGCCAGTTGAACTTTCCCCTCGTGTCCGACCTCGACAAGTCGATTTCTCGCAACTACCACAGCCTGTGGAACAACTCCGTGGCGCTGCGAACTCTCGTGATTTTGGACAAAACCGGGAAAATTCGCCACCTGACCATGAATGACCTCCCCCTCGGGCGCAGCGTTCACGAAGCGCTACGCGTTTGCGAGATGATTCAAGAAgtcgagaaaaacggcggaAAACAAGTATGCCCCGCGAActggcgaagaggagaaaaaatgATGGAGGCCTCGTTCGCCGGCGTCAAAAACTACCTCGGCCAACTCAAAGCCAAAGTCGAAACCAAGCTGTAA